Sequence from the Phoenix dactylifera cultivar Barhee BC4 unplaced genomic scaffold, palm_55x_up_171113_PBpolish2nd_filt_p 002657F, whole genome shotgun sequence genome:
TAAGCTGCCAATGGGAAAAGGCATTTCGTGCTCAAATCCTGCTTGTAGCTATGTTCATAATTTTGCATTTGACTCAGCTAGGAGGCAGAGCTTCAAAGTTAAGTAAAAGCATGGAGAACCTGTCAAGATTTCATCAGGCATCCAGACTataaaaaagaaattagaaaagttaaaaaaatgagCTGTTTATATATCTTTATAAAGTAAGCACCAGAGAGGCAAGAATAATAGATAAAAACAAACCACCACCAAACAATTGATAGTATCATAAAAGTTTAATCCATGAATTCTCATTAAAGTATCCATGAATAATTCATGAATTAGTTATTAGATCACAAGCATCTGGAATTTGCTTAGCTCTTGATAACTGAATAATAATTTTAAGAATGATTGGGACAATAAAAAAGTTAATAGTCTTAAGTATTTTCCAACAGTATTGACTATAGAGAATATTGCTAGTGTGCTTGTCTAGATTTTTAAATACAAAGAATGTGGACCCAGGATTTTCTGTTTCTTCAACATGTTGTTTTGCACTGGGTGCCATCGGTGAGTGGTTTCTGTCCGTAACTTTAAATACTATACCTCAAGCAGATAATCTACACTAATGatgaaaagaataataatattaattctGTTACACAGGCAAATAAGATGGCTTACAAAATCAGTTTTCATTGACTTttgcttcatttcttttggcACCTTCTGGTCATATTCTAGATCAATCGCATGTTTTTGGTCTGCCCACATAAGCATTGTATTTCAAGCATGTCTTGTACTACTTGGTTTAAACTCTTTATAAGTTCACCATTTCAATGTAATgtcaataaaataatatttgaggATTTATACTGTTGCAGGAATACTCtgtttcatcaataaaaatgaggATTCATATGGCAGAAAAGAACACCATCTCGCTTTGACTAGTCCTGAGAGCAGAAGAAAGGTGATACTGAACCATTAGACCTTGCCAACTGGATCTGTCAATGAATATTTTCGTGATGCTGAATTGATTGCAACATTTCTTTTGGATGTCTTCTAGGATGTAAACTTGTTAGGAATTATGCGGACACCTATAGCAAACATACTAAAGAAAGTAGAGAAGGGGGGCCCGGGAAATATTCCCAAGCACAGCAAAAAGGTGACTTTATGGCTCCccaaattggcctttttctaaTATCAATATCCCTGCATGCACCTGTTCCATCTCTAAATAATCTTATTTAACTTCTGCATAATTCTGTTCATATTATTTTAATACCAAATGCATTGTGTTATTTGAATCATGAATTTAAATGTCTTGgcagtattttaatttttgagtgAAGTATATCTTTCAATAGTCCTTATTTCCAATTCTTAAAGGTAACGCGCCATGAATATGAAGTTGAGACTTCGAATTGGAGAACTATAACGAAGCGCCGAAAGACAAAGAGCACCGTGATGTTTGGGGTACATACATGCCCACATGATAGCATCATTTTTGGTTTGGAAATGCATATACTACAGTCACTTGCATGTATATAACTAAGACTGCCTTCTATATTGTACTTTCAGGAACCAAACTCTCAGAAGGCGGTGCATTCAAAGACCCCAAATGCTAGCAAGGATATCATGAAAATCAGGAAGGTATATGGAGACAACTTGAAGTACCTAATTTAtgctttttatttaatttaaaagtattcatattagttctTGGAAGTTTCTTCTCAAGCTTTTGTCTGATGAATATGATGAATTGACCTATGTTACATGGACTCTGGTTCATGTGTCAGGTTATTAGGTGCATGTCTAAGCGTCAGAATCCTTATATATCTAAGAATTTTGTCTTAAGAAACCGTGTCCAACTCATGCCAAAACTTGTGTTTGCAGGTACTTTAGTCTAAATGAAGGGTCCGGTAAAACATAGATGATGAACATGTAACAACTGGCTTAGTGTATATTAAGTTGCATAGGTGCTGTTTAACATCTCTTACAGAGTTGTCCTGGATCACATATGGCACTTATATTTAACTTTAAATTAGTaatagtaggcaacagaattaTCTTATTGTCGGTATGTGTACTGAAATTCATCTTGATAATTCTATATAGCATTTATCATCAGTAGTGGTTCTAGAAGTCATTCTTTGAAAGGGGCCAAAGAAAACAATGTCCCAACTTATACATGCAGGATTGTATATTTTTCATgtgcattattttttttctcttttttcctttatcttttccttttttttattttttgttttgggtgggggTTTAGGGGGGTGGGACGAGGGGGAAGGGCATGTGCTATTACTTCATTGAAGCATGATTCCACACAAATTCTACTTTCAACAATATCTTCTATGATAGCAAGGAAAAAGTTCTAGGCCAAACAAAAGGTACCAAATATGGATATTATAAAATTGCAAGATTAAGAAGGAAGCATCTTGTAACGAAATTAGCAAAAGTGCAAAATCCATTTAAATCACTAAATGGAAAAGAAACATTCATATGACAACAGACccatagcattttttttttgtaagaaaAGGAACTTTTGAAAAGCTTTTATTAACATTAGATAGAATTCCAATTCTGCAACACTAACCTTTGGGAGACAATCACCATCCAGAAATATATCTATTAAGATGTGTTAATTTGTCTGCAGTTACAGACACATTGTGTATAAACTAGCATGTGAGGGTGAAAAGAATTGAGgagcaagaaaaagaattaTCATTTTTATGTCAGAGAGGAGTGGAAGAAAAGCACAGATGAGAAGAACAAGTTAGGCATTTTTGCAGATGAGAATGAATGGAAGGTTTGGTATATGGACGAGAGTGCtaataatagaaaaatataaataaaagctCTAGTTAAGCACTCCAATGCTTCTTCTCTTCCCTGCTAGGTGTAGAGCATCAAACCATAATGCAGAGTCAGAAGCAAACCGTTGGACTTTGGGGAAGTGGATACATACATAATACATGATTTTTGGGATATAATCAGATTGTATTCTTAGGTACACCAATATCTATTTTTAAAGCATACTCTTAAACACAAGTGCAACTGAGACCGCTTTATCGACTTTAATTTTAAAGTTGAAAAGCGGATTAAGGGATCCTAGCTCCAAGAAAAGATATTTAAATTTAGGTGGGGTCcaaattatttttgttggcATACAGACTTGCAATTAAAGGGCTGGTGCCAACATCCACAAGAGCAATGGGCAGACTTTTCTAGCATTTTGGGTGCCAAGAGTATATCCACTTTGGTCTTTGAATCATGGGGACACTGGTGCAGAAATCTTAGGGAGCCTTTTGCAAAACCAGAACTAATAGATGATTTCTGATCCTTGGGATGTTATGCTCCTATTAATCATCTTTTCATCGTCTGTATAAAGTGCAAAGATCATAATAGTAATTACTTAATTGGGTACAAAGAACATAAAAATGGGAGAGCTTAAATTAGCCAAGATCTTGTGAGGTATCTCAAATGAATTCTTGTTTGTTGCATTTCGAGTGAATTGTCCCAGAATGGCAGAACATAACATTTAGTGTGTGTGGAAGCTGATGTTTAAAATGCTGCTAAGTAGGTATTGATGATGCTGGAAGTTCTAGCATTATAAAACTTAGTTTCCTAGTGATTCAAGTTATTGGCAGAATTATGAGTCAATCAAAAGAACTATGTCAAGTGGTCTAAATCTTTAAGGATAGATATGCTCATTGGTCTCTTAGTTTAAAATCTATAGTGGTTCATTCTCTACTACTTTTGTTTGATATTTTGTTATTCTTCCCTCAGTACTCCCCAACTTTTTGTAATAGAGTAGCAGGGTCATGAGGCATTAACAAGTTTTGtttttttgccttttcttcttttctctttctggcATGGGGGGTTGAGGGGTGAatatttcaggtttggtttaatTTGGCTTTTAGGAAAATAAATTTTCTCCTTCAGTTGTGGTCAATATAATTTTCTGTGTTGATGTCTTTTTCTTTATAAATGGTAATcaatttttagcaaaaaaaaaatggtaatcAATATAATTTTCACTTTAGGGTGTCAATATGTTGTCATGAAGTATTACTTAAACCAAATTATTTGGCTGGATTGAATTTGACTGGCATTATTATTTtacttatctctctctctctctctctctctctctctctctctctctctctctctgtgtgtgtgtatgtctgTCTGAATTGGCTCTGTTCTATATGATAAAGCTCAAAATTGATTGAAATAGTCAGTAGAAAAATAGGACTCTTCTAGGACAATTTCGTCTTTCTTTTCAGTCTTTAAGTCATTTCTCAAGTGGATATGTATAAAAAGGATGCTGAATTTAGCAAGCTGACAACCCTGATGTGACATAAGGGCATCATTTTTTCTGAAGTTGGTGGGTCAGTATTGCTTCTTTTTGAGTTAAGCCTTGAAAAAGATGATCTTAACAATTGCATTCAAACAAAGTTGCATATTGTTGTTGAATGTGCACAAATCAGACTGTATGTACAAACTCTGTTGGGTTGCTTTAGAAGATACTACCCTGATGTATCCTTATGCAACTGAAGTTGCAGGTGAAATTAATACAGTCAATTATTGCATGAATGCAAATAGCAAGTGTATGAGTATTGGTCGGTGCAGGTCTGTTCTCATTCATGAACATGCATTCATATGTGCATGCTGTGTCAGTGTGTAGGGGTGGGCAAGTGCACATATGTGTTATGCATGTGTGCTGCACAATTGCTGGTGGTAGAATTTATACAGTTAATTGTTTTCATGAATGCAAATGGCATGTGTGTGAGAATTGGTCGGTGCAGGCTTGTTCTCATATGTGAACATGCATTCATATGTGCATGCTGTGTCTGTGTGTAGGGTTGGGTGGCTGCACATATGTGTTATGCATGTATGCTGCACAATTGCTGGAGGTTTGTCCATGGGTAGCACATACTCACGTGCCTCTCTCTATTTTGTGTGGGTTGGATTTTTTCTTCCGGGAGGGTATGCATTCACATCTCAGTTACTAGAAGCAGGTAGGGTGTGGGTGTGGGTGTGGCAGTAAAAAAAGCACTTAAGAAGCAGGTGTGGGGATGAGTTTCCAAGAAGTTTCAGAAGCAGGTCCGCCATCCTAAATGGAAGATTCCTGTGACTAAGGCTCACATGCATGTACTTGTGCTTGTGCTTCTGTGGGTGTATACATGTGCATGCATGCGACATGATTCATCTCTGGCATTTTGTTTATATGATCTGTTTATATATACAGGTGGTTGGAGGACCCCATCCAAATCCGGCAAATATAGGTGATTTGTTCTCAGAGGGTTCTTTGAATCCTTACAATGATGATCCTTATGCATTTGATTAAAAGGTAATTAACATTGATTCAAGAAATGATTTATACATAGCTCTACTTCTGAGCTTCAGATCAAGCATCTAGGTACTTACataatttatgcatatttatcttctttttttcccctcttaatCTTTCAATGTTCCAATATTTTTTCAATCCATCTTTAGAAATCCTTAACCAAAACCATTTATTGCTTTGGTAGGCATATTAAGGTTCCCTAAACTTGCACTTAGCATCTGTTTTGTGAACATGATTATTCAGTCATAATGCTGAAACCAAAATTTCCTTGGGAAAATACAATTTGCCTCCCTCAACTTTAACAATGTCTCTAACTGGCCATGAAGTAACATTTCTATCCCGAACTGGACCTTCTATGATGGCATTGGAAAACATTCTAATGACCAAAATGcccttattattttttaacaaaGCTTCAACTCTATGCTCCTTCTCTCTTTCATTTCCTTTGTGAGTTTTGAGGCCCAATTTCACCCTTCTCCTTCCGTTGCCCCTCTGCAACTATCACCTCAATTCGCCACAACCCCCACGTCTTCACCTTCTTACAAGTATAGATGCCTACCTCCTCATCCAGCCTTCAATTCACACTCTTTAGAGTAGAACCTCTTCAGAACTCATGCATGACAATTGCCACCACCAGCAGCACTATCATGACCACCACTCACTCCCATcgtcaccaccaccaccaccaccactaccACCACATTTATCATCACCACAAGCATcgtccatcatcatcatcaccaccaacaacaataacaacatCAACACGACCATCACAATATATCTAAAAATCAACAAACCAAACAAAAAGGTGGGGAAAGAGAGAGTGCAGCAGCAAAAACATAAGATACAAGAAAAGGGGAAAATAGACTTTGGAGTAGAGAAGTAGAGAATATTTCCAAAAAAGGGTTTTAAGGGACCATTAATCTTGGTAGGAAGTAGTTATGGAGATGGGGATTGTGATCTTTTAGCCCAGTATATCATCCTCGCCATGGGAGCAAGGATAAGAAGGGCGATGCCTACTATGACCTTGATCTTCTTTTCGGTGATCTTGGACACAATCTTAGACTTCACAGTAATGGGCAGATGGGGGCACCATCTCCTTGTCGAGCACCTTGGAATACTTGAGCTTAGTGATATCCATCATTATGGCAGTGGCAGTGGTGGTGGCTTCCTTAACATCATCAAGGACAAGGGACTGGAGGCGGTCGACATTGACGGTGGGGCGATGGAACTTGTTGCAGAGGTGGTGGAAGTAGCATACGCTAACATTTCCGAAGTATCCAGGATGGTACGCGTTGAAGA
This genomic interval carries:
- the LOC120104013 gene encoding synaptonemal complex protein ZEP1-like; the encoded protein is ILCFINKNEDSYGRKEHHLALTSPESRRKDVNLLGIMRTPIANILKKVEKGGPGNIPKHSKKVTRHEYEVETSNWRTITKRRKTKSTVMFGEPNSQKAVHSKTPNASKDIMKIRKFLTEDCLTS